TATGAAGCCAGTTAGATGCTGGTTCCCTTTGATTATAGAAGTCTTCAGTGCCTCATCATTCAAGTCATTTGGATCTTTCTTCGTATGGTAGAAATAGTCGACCATCTGATTAAAGAGTGTTCGTTTGTTTCGTCCCAGCCTGCCTGCAACTTTTTCAAATTTGCGGTCAACTTCAAGTGAAAACTTTACAGATCTGTTGTTGTCTTCCATTTTTGCCTCCATTCGCAGAGTGGTGATAACTAGTCATCGTCCTTATATAAGTAGGCTCTCCCTAAATCACCGGAATGCCCTCGGGAATTCCGTTTCCGGCCTTCCTTCTACCGTTAAGTGGCCAGAGAATCCCCGGAGGATTCTTCAATAGCCGTTTGCAGAGCATAGAGGCTGAAAAGTAGGGCATTGCCCAACTTCGTCTTGCTCCATTTTTTTTGAAAAATGGACGCGCCTAAATTCTCGGGTCTAGACCATCTTGATAGGAGTCCAGTAGTCTGATAGCAGTGTTTATTTCTTAGGCTCCATCAGCTTTCTGATATCCTCATATGCATAATATATCAGCCCACCTACCTTTGTAGATGGCAGAGTGCCATTGTCTCGGAGGCTCTTAAGGGTATTAGCCGAGATTCCTAATAGCTTTCTAACCTCGTAGCTTTTTAGCCATTCTTTCTGCTGCTCTTGTTTTGGTGGTCTGAAAGATGGACGCCTTAATTCGGCGAAAAGTTCTTGCTTGAAACTTTCCAAGTCCTCACGGGTGATGAATTCGATCGTTGCCATAGCGTTTTGATTTGGCTCAAAGATGAAGGTGGTGGTGGAATAATTTTGACAAGGTTTTATGTAGTACCTACTTTTAATTTTAAGAATATACTTTTAAAATTTAGTGCGAAAAGCAATAAAGTAGCTTCACATAGAAATGAGTGGAATAGATTTTAAATTCCTTGCAAAGTATTTTTTTAAAATAATTTTGTTCTCACAGGAATATTCTGTAATATTGTGCCATAGTTCTTTGAGAGAGTTTTTAAGCTAATGTAATTAGTTCAAATCGTTAAGTGTAGAAATGCACCGCCTTCACAGGTTTTTGGATGACACGACCCAGCACATCTGTCCACACCGATGCTTCGTGGATCACGTTGCTGCCCCGGTTGTACTGTTAAATTGAACTTACTGTACACTTGCTTATTCTGCTGTATTCCCAATTGGTGGGAGACAGGTGTCAGAGTGTTTCAAGTGATACCATATAATTAAGTACGATCCTTAACAAGGAATGGCATGTCAAATCCCAAACTGTTTTAAATCTTTTGAAGCAGGGTATTGTAGGAGTGAAATAAACGAACAGCGTATGTGAATTTAATTACAGCATAATGAGTGAAGCAGGCGATATGCCCGTAATTAAATTCAAGCAAGATGCAAAAAAATAGCTTTAAAAGCCCCGATGAGCTTATACTAGGTATAAAGCTCATCCTTTCAAAAAACCGTTGTTCGTTTTCAGTTGATGAGCACAATCTATTGAAAGATTGTATCAAAGCACTCGAACAGTCAAAATCTGAGATGGATGAAGTTATCCGTTTTCACAAGATTGTTAGGGTGCTAAATTTGATACTTCGTGTATTTACGATATTTGATCATTTTAATGATGTGTTCTGATAGTGGCGCTCCTACTTTTATCTTAAATATGTTGTCATGGACATAGGTAATACTATAAAGAAAATAAGAATTAAGAAAGGTTATAAACAAAATGAGTTTGCTGAAAAATGTCAGCTTACTCAAGCTTACCTTTCTAAAATTGAGAACAACCAGAAGGAACCGACGATTAACGTATTAAAAGCTATTGCATTTAATTTGGAAACACCGTTGCCTGTGCTTTTTTTTCATTCACTCACGGTTGACGATATTGAGCCGAAGAAACGTGACGCTTTTGAGATAATTTTGCCTTCAATAAAGGGGATGATTGAATCATTCTTTTAGTTATGTTGGATACCCCTAAGCTTCTACGGATATTAGGAATTTCATCTAAGGAATTAGAAGGGCTGCTTAAGGGCATTGATGAATTTTATTATTTAAAGAGTAGTCCTAAATTAAATAAGAAGACCGGTCTGCCGTTAATTGCGAAAAATGGAAAGCCAAGAACCCGTGATCTTTATCCAAGCATAAAACTATTAAAAACTGTACAGCAACGTATTTATCATAGATTTCTTAAATCGATAAAATTGCCAGCTTATGCATTCGGCGGGATTTCAAAAAGAGATAACGTTTTGAATGCAAAAATGCATCAGGGTAATAAATTTTTCTTCAATACTGATCTTCGAAATTTTTATCCCGGAATAACACACCAGCAGGTTTTTGATATGTTTGTAAGAAATAAGATCCCGCTGGAGGCTGCTAGTATTCTTACTAAGCTAACAACCTACAAGGGTATGTTACCTCAAGGAACCCCGACATCCCCTTATTTGGCGAATTTGGTTTTTGTAAGCGTCGGGAAAAAAATTCAGATACTCGCGGATGAACATGGTTTGACCTTTACAACCTTTGTTGATGATATTGCCGTTTCAGGGAAAAACGATTTTAAACCCCTTGTTAATACAATTATAGATTTATTAATAAATAATGGGTTTAAGATTAGTCATGACAAAACGTTTTATCAGACTAAGCGTCCGAAGGTTACTAATGTCATTGTAGCGAACAACGGTATATATCTTGACTCAAGTTATAAAGAGAAGATACTCACTTTCGAAGATCCCCTTTCAGCAGCAGCAAGGGGCACTCTGAATTATTATGACAGAGTAAAAAAAATCAGCAGAACAAAAAAATCGCGTTTTAAAAGCAAATTAGGGTTTTAATGCTGTGTTTTAGTCTTCTGTACAATCCTGTTGGAGATTCCGGAGATGCTGACCCCGTACCGGGCATACTGACCCCCTGATTTGGTTTTGGCCCATAGATTCTGAAGGCCTGACAATTTTACCTTTTTTTTCTTAGACTTTCACCTTTATTATGGAAAGCTTTCCATAATCTGGGTTATGGATAGCTGACGATTATGCAAAGTAAGGGGCAATTTATTGCTTCTATTTATATGGGATGGCAATTTATTGCCTCATCACTTTGCATAATCTTCAGACCGGAAAATCTCCATGTTGCTGTCCGGCGGAACCACTGGATCTCCACCAATAGACCAAAGAGCTGTTTTTCAATACGGTAAAACTCGATAAAGCGTTTTTAAAGCTCTGAATGATTATATTTAGCTTCTAAAAATATTAAATGGCCTTACACGATGATCTAATGGATAGGGGTAATTACCTCGAAGCGATGTCCTCACTGAAAAATTTCCTTAAAAACAATCCAGTTGACAAATTCTCTTGGCTAAAGTTAGCAGAATGTTGTTTTCATATTAATGATTTAAGTTTGGCATTTGAATATGTTAATACTGCTATTAATATTGACAATCAATTTGTTGATGCATATAATTTAAAAGCAGTTATCTTAATACAAACCGGATCCAACAACAATGATATAGAATGCTATCGCGAAGCATTGCTTTGTATTGAAAGAGTATTGTGTCTTGACAATATGAATTACGACGCTTATCGCAATAAAGGAGCCGCATTGAATCGAGTCGGCTCTCTAACGGGCGATGCTTCAAAATTTCTACTGGCAATAGAAACCAGTGATTTTGCCATCTGTCTTGATAAAGAAGATGATGCTCCTTACTACAATAAGTCCCAGGCTCTATTAGGCTTGGCTTCTAAAACCGAAAATATTGAATTTGCTTTACAAGCATTGGAAGTGAGCCAGGAAGGTTTAAAGAATACAGGTGAGAGTGATATTCTTTATGAATCATCTGGATCTGCGTTGGCATTCATTGGCGACGAAAGAGACGATCTTACTGCATTAGATCAGGCTTTTTCTTTCTATCAGAAAGCACTATCATTTGGGGAAACTCCTGTCAGGCTGGCAAACTTTTTATCACTGAAGGTTCTTATTGGGGAAAAAAGAAAGGACATTGAACTTCTTGATTCAGTCCTTGATTACTACGAGCTGACGGAAGATGACATTTGGCGGATCACGAAGAAAGCAAATGTCTTGTGGGTCTTAGGAAAAGTTCAAGAAGATGTAAAATTTGCAGAACTTGCTATTTCCGAGCTGGATAAGGCAATACAAATCGATTCCTCAAATAGACATGTCTTTTTTAAAAAGGGGAAAATATTGCTATGGATAGGTAACTATTTAAAAAAAGAGGAAATAATAAAAGAAGCTATCCTTCACTTTGAATACGCCATATCTTTTGATTCCTCGTACCCGGCATATCATTGTGAACAGGCAAGAGCATTACTTTCGGCTTCCTTGTTAAAACACGATGTCACAAAACTCAACTCTGCTATCATATGTTTAGATCGTGCTCTTGAATTGAACAACCAACATTCTTCTTCTCTGGAACTAAAAGGTGATGTATGTTATGAATTAGCAAAACAAACAGAGAATCTGAATACGTTTTACGCGGCATTAAAACACTATGACGATGCACTCGCAATTGATAGCCAACAAAGTAGAATTTATATTCAACAGGGGAATATTTATTCACGGATTAGTGTCATGGGCGAAGAGAGAAGATCTGATGCGCTAAGACACTACTTGAGAGCACTTTATATTGATTTTTATTCTTTTAATGAACCATATTTTCTTATTCGCTTCCTCTTGAATAATTTCGACCTCCGTTTTTTAGCAAACCGGTTGATAAACCTTCATCCTTTCCTTAAAACTGGTCTTAGTGAAGCGATTGATTATAGGAGCGTGGAAATTGAGTATTCCTGGTTCCTAAATGATCTTGCTCTTTTGCACGTTGAACTTGAGAAAGAGCTGCCTGGTGTCGAAGTTAGCTGGTCTTTTAATATAATGAAAGCTATAATGTTATACATTGGAGGAGATCCTCTTGCTGCCTTTGAGATACATGATTACTTGCTTGATAATATCGATTCAAATGATCTTCAACATCAGTATTATTATAATTTATGTGCCAGAGATATTTTGCATCCAGACCGCGTGCCTATCTTAAAGTACGCATTAAATATTTCAGAGATTGAAGCACGTAAGGTAGTTGGAGATCATCAACAAACTTATTATGCTGCCTGTATTTTCATGATCGATCAGCAATATGTTAAAGCATCAGAGATTCTCCAAAACTTATTTTTTCGGCATAACTATCTTCCCGCGTTGTACAAATTGATAGAATGTTATCAATTTTTAAACATGAATGATGACCTTCAAAAAATTGCCGATGAACAACGTCAAAACCTATCTTCGGATGAACGAAAATCATTTTCTTCTAAACAGTCGATCCGCAGAAGATTTGAAGAAAATAAAATCGCATTTGAAAAAGGGCCGGGATGGTTCATTCTTGAAAACGATATTGACGATAAATTAAAAAGGCTTGAGGAAGAAAAAAAAGTTATCACCCGGTCAGGGTATATATTCAACCCGGGAAAGAATGATTCCATAGTTTTACCGGCAGGCGCTCTTTTTCACGTAAACCCTAATTATTTGGAGAACTTGGAAGTTCGTTGCAAAGAAGCTATGCTCGATATATATAAAGAAGTTATAAATACTAGCTCTCTTGAGGGTAAATCATCTTGGCTAGCCGAATACCTCAACGCCCACATGAAAAATGAAAAGGATTATTACGGCAGGGTTTTGTTTGGGGATTATGCGGATCTTCTGGTTCTTTTATTTCTTAAAGAGGCTATTTCGGAAACTGAATATATTCTTATCAGTACTTATCTGGGCTTGAAAGCCAAACTATATAACAAAGGGAAAAACAACCGGGCTTTAACAATTGCATCTAAAGCTCTTTTAAGCGAAATAGTTAGACCTCTTACTACAGCTTTAAGTTATTCCGCACCTGCTTTTCCAATTGCTCTTATTCTGAGGCTTATTTTCGACCACAAAGACGAAGAAAGAATAAGAGAAATGAATTTTATTTATTTTGAGATGCATTACGAGGAGATTAGAAAATTATCTTCTAACCCAAACTGGCTAAAAGACACGGATTCTAAATGGGAAGAATTTATAAAGGATCTTCTTCCAAATGATCAAGATCTTTCAGGCCTTGATTTAAACTAACTTAGGAATAAAAACTGAAGGAATCCCTTAATGGGCCTGCATCTTGGGGCAAGAATTATATAATAAAATCATACGCTGTTAAGCACCCCTACACTACTGTGAAAAAACCCAATAAAGGTTCTAAATAGTATTAAGGTTCCTTTGGGAGCCTTTTTTGCTGTATTTTGAGGGTGTTTCACAAACTGTGTCAATAGTGTAATTTTAAACTATCGACATAAGAATGTATCCGTCACCAAGTAGGCTCCCGGGCGAATAGTACAGCAGGCTACCTTTGAAAAAAAGGATCAAAGATGGAAGCCAACAAATCGTACAGCAAAGAAGAACGGGATTATCATGTAGAACAATGGCGCAGCAGCGGCAAGAGCCAGAAAGCTTACAGCCTGGAAGCCGGCATTCCGGTCGTGTCGCTTCATTACTGGATTTATGGAAAGAAAAAGAAGGGAAAAGAATGAAAAGCGCTCCCTGCCTTTGTCCCGGTCCATATTCAGGAAGAAGAAAACCCCGGCCTGGAGATCAACCTTGAACTGCCGCGTGGCATACGGATCCTCCTTCAGGGGCAGGTGAGCGCAGTCTACCTCAAAAGCCTGATCTCATGAGCCTGCTGTCCCTTCCGGCCCATGTCCACTATTATTTATATGCCGGCCATGCCGACATGCGGCGGACCTTTGAAGGCTTGTGCGACCTGGTACGCAATGAAATGCAGGCAGATCCCCTGGACCATCAGGTCTATATCTTCATTAACCGGCGGGGCACGCAGGTCAAATTATTATTATGGGAAGGCGACGGCTTCAGCATTTATCACAAGCGGCTGGAGGCAGGCACCTTTGAAAGGCCGGCGGCCACCGGCAACGGGCAGCAGGTGATCATCAGCCGAACCTCCCTGCAACTGATCCTTCAGGGGGTAAGGCTGCAGAGTGTAAGTTACCGCAAGCGGTATGAGCGAAAGCCTTCCTCTTAACCGTGCATTATAATCAGCCATGTAGCTTCTGGCCAGCCGCCATAGGCATAACCATTTAATACCTTCTCCATGAGGTTCCTAATATTCTGATAAGCTTAGAAAATTAGCCCTCCAACCCGGGGTAAAAGGCGGCTTTCCATTTAATCTTTGACTCTGAGGTGAATTAGGAGAGATGCCTAATAACTTTTCCTCTTCGCAGCTCTTTAACCATCCCCTTTGCTGTTCCTGCCTTGGTTGCCTGAAGGATCGCCCTCTTAGTTCTGCCAATCACTCCTGTTTGAACTGTCCATATCTTCTCGGGTAATAAATTCAATTGTTGCCCTATTTTTTCGATTAGGCTAAAGGTGAAGATTTGATGCAAGACATCTCTGTCAAAGCCATCGCCGCTGCGCAATGACTCGATAATAAATACGCCGTAGGTGGCCATTTTTCACTTCTTTGACCTATGGGTTGCGGAGAGATGGGCGCCTTAATTCTGCAAAAAGTTCTTGCTTGAAAGTTTCCAGATCTTCCCGCGTGATGAATTCAATTGTTGCCATATTATTTTGATTTGGCTCAAAGGTGAAGGTGGTAAGGGGATAATTTTGACGAGGTTTTATGTAGTAACTATATTTAATTTCTGAGAATAACTGGAGGTCCTACGGATTTTAGGAATTTCATCTAAAGAATTAGACGGGCCTCTCAAAGGATTGACATTAGTAGTAAGGCTAGGCGTAATAAATTAAAACCAAATAACTAAAAAACGAAGCTTTTTCGTACCTTAGTGTTATGATTATAGGTTACTAATACTTATTCCGTAACCTTGAAAAGTTTGATTGTAGCAATTGGTTGTTATTCAATTAATTACAGCATAAGGTTCGAGCCCAGGTGGGCGCACTGAGTATCATCTCAAAGAACATTAAAACCCTGTAAATAGCTTGATTTACAGGGTTTTTTGTTGTGCGCCCGGCATGGGCGATAACTCTAGGGTGCAAGTCCCGAACACGCCATTACAGTTGGAAGTGTTAGCCGAAGGCAAGGGTGTCCACCGTGAGGTGGAATCTGAAGGAAGCCTCAGGCAAATTCTCGGTCTGACGGACAGAAACTACATATAAGGCCTACGATGCTGGATGAGGTTGCAACACAAACTAAAGTCCTATACTGTACAGAAGCATCAAGGTAAATGTAGCAGACACATGAGAGGAAAGTTATCGTTCTTACCCGGGGAGATCTCACAGACTTGTGGAAGTTTTTTTTTTCAGAAGCAAGGAGTAAAGCTAGCTGTGAGAAGTCAGCCGATTTCGTAGTACTTGCTTACGGCAAAGCAAGGAAGGAATGAACCTTAAGTTAGTGATCAATAAATGAGAATTACCTAATGAAGGATAGAATGCAGAAAATTGATAACGTTTATCAACCTGATCACAAAAGAATAGGGCGGAACCCGAATGCTATGTGGGAGGGCAGACTTTTATTAGGATGATTGAAAAGAACCTCACAGACACAAACACACGAGTAGATGAACTGTTAGAACAACTTCTTGACCGTCAGAACCTAAATGCTGCCTATGTACAAGTGGTCGGTAATCGTGGTGCTGGAGGTATCGATAAGATGGGCGTCGAATCCCTTGGGGATTATCTTAGAGAGCATAAGGAGAAACTTTTAACATCCATCAAGCAAGGGAGTTACTATCCTTCTGCAGTAAGACGTGTTGAAATTCCTAAAGACAATGGGTCAAAGCGAATGCTGGGCATCCCAACAGTAGTTGATCGGCTCATCCAGCAGGGCATTAGTCAAATCCTGACACCAATCTACGAACCTGAATTCAGTGACCACAGCTATGGTTTTCGTCCGGGTCGCAACGCGCATCAAGCGCTTATCAAATGCAAGGAATACATTCAACAGGGGTATAATTATTCCGTAGACATGGACTTAGAGAAGTTCTTCGATACGGTGAATCACAGTAAACTGATTGAATTATTATCACGCACGATCAAAGACGGAAGACTGATCTCACTTATCCATCGATACTTGAGAGCAGGTGTAGAAATAAACGGAAGGACTATAGTAACTACAGAAGGTGTACCTCAAGGAGGCCCACTAAGCCCACTTTTGAGCAATATTATGCTTGATGAACTGGACAAAGAACTGGAATCTCGAGGACACAAATTTGTACGTTACGCTGATGACCTTATGATACTTTGTCGTAGTAAACGGAGTGCCTCACGGGTTATGGAATCGATCACAAAATTTGTTGAAGGTAAGCTGATGCTTAAAGTCAATAAAGAGAAAAGCGTCGTTCGTCATGTATCCACGATTAAATTTCTAGGCTATAGTTTCTACAATTACAGAGGGGAGTCGCGCTTACGTATTCACCCTAAAAGTCTAGGGAAGATGAAAGCTAGGATTAAAGGACTAACGGGCCGCAGTCGAGGTTGGAGCGATGAACAGCGAATTCTCTACTTGAGGGAATACCTCACAGGCTGGATGCACTACTTTAAACTAGCGGACATGGGGACGAAACTGGGGCAACTGGATATGTGGTACCGTCGTAGGCTACGTATGGTCAAATGGAAACAATGGAAACATAGCAAGTCTAAAATTAGGAACTTAGTACAACTAGGCGTAAGTAAGTACAAGGCGTACGAATGGGCACATACAAGGAAAAGTTACTGGCACACAGCAAAAAGCTGGATACTGACAACAACCCTTTCCAACTACTATCTTAAACAACTGGGATACCCATCTTTACTGGCAGAATACAAGCGAGTTTGTGTTACAACTTAGGGAAGCGCCGTATACCGAACGGTACGTGCGGTGCTGTGGAAGGTCGGAACGGGAATTAATCCCGTTCCTCCTATCCGATTTTTTTCATATCAATCCAACGCAACGAAAGTCATCATTCTGGTTACCTATCCGACTACCTTTTTTAGTTGTTATTTTTGAGGTAACACAAAACGCTGTAACGCATTGTAAAATAATGATTTACGCGTTAAAAAGTTGCTCAAAAAGCGGTGTTTTTTTCGCTTTTTGTGTTACCTGAGTGTTACCTGAAAAACAACTGAAACTGGCTTGTAATGAATCAGTTAATCGTTATTTGTTATGAAAACACAATCGTTCGGAGTTCATTTTACGATCAGAGCAGACAAAATTAAGGATGGAAAAGCACCTGTGTACGCCTGCGTGACCGTCAGCAAAAAAAGAAGTTACATCGCCCTGAAGCAGACCATTGATGTGAAGAACTGGGATAATGCCAGGGGGATACTTCGTGGTAACCGGGAAGAGGTGAAAAAAGTGAACAATTACTTACAGGAGGTTCGTGTAGCCATTGCTACCTGCTTCCAGCAGTTGCAGTTGAAGGGAAAGATGGTTTCGGCTGATGCCATCAAGAATGCCTTTCTTGGAACAGCTGAAGAGGTTTATACATTAAAGACCCTGATCGATTATCACAATGAAACTGCGGTATCTTCTTTGAAATGGAGCACTTTGAAGCATTATTATGTCACGCAGCGGTATCTGGAAAAATTCCTGCAAGAAAAATTCAAAGCGAAAGATCTCTATCTTACGGAATTGAACTACAAGTTCATCAATGACTTTGAAACTTTTCTCCGGAATCACCAACCTAAGGACCATCAGAAGCCCCTGAACAATAACGGCATCATGAAGCACCTGATCCGGTTAAAAAAAATGGTTCATCTGGCTGTAAGGCTGGAATGGATAACCAAAGATCCGTTTATTAACTACAAGATGAAGATTTTGAAGGTGACAAGAGAGCATCTCTCAGCGCATGAACTTTCAATGATTGAAACTAAGAAATTCCCTGTTGAGCGGATTGATATGGTAAGAGACCTGTTTGTTTTCTGTTGCTATACTGGTTTGGCCTATGTGGATGTCATTAAACTGACTCCTGATAATATTGTTGAAATGGATAAGGGAGAATTTTGGGTGCGGACGTTCCGGCAAAAGACCGAAGCCCCGGTCAATATGCCGTTGCTTCCGAAAGCGATGGAGATCATCAGGAAGTATAAAGGCAATATCCGTTCGGAAGCCTCCGGTACTATCTTTCCGGTAATATCGAATCAAAAGGTAAATGCGTATCTCAAGGAAATCGCGGATCTGTGTGGTATTAAAAAGAATATTACTTTCCATTTAGCGCGTCATACTTTTGCAACCACGGTAACGCTTTCTAATGGTGTTCCTATCGAAACGGTCAGCCGCATGCTGGGGCATACTAAAATTGCCACTACTCAGATTTATGCAAAGGTGCTGGAGAAGAAGATCAGTGAAGATATGGCGGCGCTTAAAAAGAAGCTGGCTTGTTGATGTGTTAAATGGAAGGTTACTTATTCTCTGTGGACGCAATTGTTCACGCAGTGAGTGAACAATTAATTTTCTGTAGTACCTAAGAAGTTGTCAAAAATCGGTTTGGTTCTTTTTCTCTTTTGTGGAAAAGGTAACGTCTATGGCAACGATTGATTTTATTACACGTGAAGATCTGGAAAACTTCAAGCAGGAGCTTCTAGCTGAATTAAGAAGACCGTCATTCAGGGCACCAAAGCAGGAGCAACAAAAGGAATGGCTTAAAAGCTACGAAGTACGAAAGTTGCTGGGAATATCTCCTAACACCTTGCAAAGTCTGAGATTGAATGGCACACTGCCTTTTACCCGGGTGGGTGGGCTGATCTACTACGCTTATGAGGATATCCGAAAGTTGATGGAGGATCGCAAGAAGTGATTCGACATAGAATATATTGATAAAATTTTAAAAGCTTCCAAATATACCGTTAAGCGGGAATGTTTTTATATTTAGAAGCCTTTTTGCGGTTCACAGCGCCGATTATGATGATTTAAGGCAAAAAGGATTT
The window above is part of the Arcticibacter tournemirensis genome. Proteins encoded here:
- a CDS encoding helix-turn-helix domain-containing protein: MATIDFITREDLENFKQELLAELRRPSFRAPKQEQQKEWLKSYEVRKLLGISPNTLQSLRLNGTLPFTRVGGLIYYAYEDIRKLMEDRKK
- a CDS encoding helix-turn-helix domain-containing protein, with the protein product MATIEFITREDLESFKQELFAELRRPSFRPPKQEQQKEWLKSYEVRKLLGISANTLKSLRDNGTLPSTKVGGLIYYAYEDIRKLMEPKK
- the tnpA gene encoding IS66 family insertion sequence element accessory protein TnpA, whose product is MEANKSYSKEERDYHVEQWRSSGKSQKAYSLEAGIPVVSLHYWIYGKKKKGKE
- a CDS encoding tetratricopeptide repeat protein — encoded protein: MALHDDLMDRGNYLEAMSSLKNFLKNNPVDKFSWLKLAECCFHINDLSLAFEYVNTAINIDNQFVDAYNLKAVILIQTGSNNNDIECYREALLCIERVLCLDNMNYDAYRNKGAALNRVGSLTGDASKFLLAIETSDFAICLDKEDDAPYYNKSQALLGLASKTENIEFALQALEVSQEGLKNTGESDILYESSGSALAFIGDERDDLTALDQAFSFYQKALSFGETPVRLANFLSLKVLIGEKRKDIELLDSVLDYYELTEDDIWRITKKANVLWVLGKVQEDVKFAELAISELDKAIQIDSSNRHVFFKKGKILLWIGNYLKKEEIIKEAILHFEYAISFDSSYPAYHCEQARALLSASLLKHDVTKLNSAIICLDRALELNNQHSSSLELKGDVCYELAKQTENLNTFYAALKHYDDALAIDSQQSRIYIQQGNIYSRISVMGEERRSDALRHYLRALYIDFYSFNEPYFLIRFLLNNFDLRFLANRLINLHPFLKTGLSEAIDYRSVEIEYSWFLNDLALLHVELEKELPGVEVSWSFNIMKAIMLYIGGDPLAAFEIHDYLLDNIDSNDLQHQYYYNLCARDILHPDRVPILKYALNISEIEARKVVGDHQQTYYAACIFMIDQQYVKASEILQNLFFRHNYLPALYKLIECYQFLNMNDDLQKIADEQRQNLSSDERKSFSSKQSIRRRFEENKIAFEKGPGWFILENDIDDKLKRLEEEKKVITRSGYIFNPGKNDSIVLPAGALFHVNPNYLENLEVRCKEAMLDIYKEVINTSSLEGKSSWLAEYLNAHMKNEKDYYGRVLFGDYADLLVLLFLKEAISETEYILISTYLGLKAKLYNKGKNNRALTIASKALLSEIVRPLTTALSYSAPAFPIALILRLIFDHKDEERIREMNFIYFEMHYEEIRKLSSNPNWLKDTDSKWEEFIKDLLPNDQDLSGLDLN
- a CDS encoding reverse transcriptase family protein, producing the protein MLDTPKLLRILGISSKELEGLLKGIDEFYYLKSSPKLNKKTGLPLIAKNGKPRTRDLYPSIKLLKTVQQRIYHRFLKSIKLPAYAFGGISKRDNVLNAKMHQGNKFFFNTDLRNFYPGITHQQVFDMFVRNKIPLEAASILTKLTTYKGMLPQGTPTSPYLANLVFVSVGKKIQILADEHGLTFTTFVDDIAVSGKNDFKPLVNTIIDLLINNGFKISHDKTFYQTKRPKVTNVIVANNGIYLDSSYKEKILTFEDPLSAAARGTLNYYDRVKKISRTKKSRFKSKLGF
- the ltrA gene encoding group II intron reverse transcriptase/maturase; its protein translation is MIEKNLTDTNTRVDELLEQLLDRQNLNAAYVQVVGNRGAGGIDKMGVESLGDYLREHKEKLLTSIKQGSYYPSAVRRVEIPKDNGSKRMLGIPTVVDRLIQQGISQILTPIYEPEFSDHSYGFRPGRNAHQALIKCKEYIQQGYNYSVDMDLEKFFDTVNHSKLIELLSRTIKDGRLISLIHRYLRAGVEINGRTIVTTEGVPQGGPLSPLLSNIMLDELDKELESRGHKFVRYADDLMILCRSKRSASRVMESITKFVEGKLMLKVNKEKSVVRHVSTIKFLGYSFYNYRGESRLRIHPKSLGKMKARIKGLTGRSRGWSDEQRILYLREYLTGWMHYFKLADMGTKLGQLDMWYRRRLRMVKWKQWKHSKSKIRNLVQLGVSKYKAYEWAHTRKSYWHTAKSWILTTTLSNYYLKQLGYPSLLAEYKRVCVTT
- a CDS encoding helix-turn-helix domain-containing protein; protein product: MDIGNTIKKIRIKKGYKQNEFAEKCQLTQAYLSKIENNQKEPTINVLKAIAFNLETPLPVLFFHSLTVDDIEPKKRDAFEIILPSIKGMIESFF
- the tnpB gene encoding IS66 family insertion sequence element accessory protein TnpB (TnpB, as the term is used for proteins encoded by IS66 family insertion elements, is considered an accessory protein, since TnpC, encoded by a neighboring gene, is a DDE family transposase.); its protein translation is MSLLSLPAHVHYYLYAGHADMRRTFEGLCDLVRNEMQADPLDHQVYIFINRRGTQVKLLLWEGDGFSIYHKRLEAGTFERPAATGNGQQVIISRTSLQLILQGVRLQSVSYRKRYERKPSS
- a CDS encoding site-specific integrase gives rise to the protein MKTQSFGVHFTIRADKIKDGKAPVYACVTVSKKRSYIALKQTIDVKNWDNARGILRGNREEVKKVNNYLQEVRVAIATCFQQLQLKGKMVSADAIKNAFLGTAEEVYTLKTLIDYHNETAVSSLKWSTLKHYYVTQRYLEKFLQEKFKAKDLYLTELNYKFINDFETFLRNHQPKDHQKPLNNNGIMKHLIRLKKMVHLAVRLEWITKDPFINYKMKILKVTREHLSAHELSMIETKKFPVERIDMVRDLFVFCCYTGLAYVDVIKLTPDNIVEMDKGEFWVRTFRQKTEAPVNMPLLPKAMEIIRKYKGNIRSEASGTIFPVISNQKVNAYLKEIADLCGIKKNITFHLARHTFATTVTLSNGVPIETVSRMLGHTKIATTQIYAKVLEKKISEDMAALKKKLAC